The Paenibacillus sp. 481 DNA window ATTCGGTTGCGGTGCGATTGCTCTGCCGCTTCTTTCGCAATCTTTCCCCAACGCTCGATACGTTTCGCTTCTTTTTTGGCGTCATATTGCACGATCGTGCGCTCGGACACGAACGGAACAAAGCGAACAGCGCCGATTTCCGTACATTTTTGAATAATCGTTTCCATCTTATCGCCTTTAGGCAAGCTTTGGGCAATCGTCACATGGACGACGGACTCGCGATCTAATGGACGCATCTCAACGATGCGCGCACGCACGACACCCTCTTCATAAGATTCGATGTTAGCTAACGCTTCGCGGGCTAGACCATCGCTAACCTCAATAGAAGAACCGATTTTGGCACGCATCACATTCATAATGTGGTGTGCATCGTTTCCTTCAATGTCAATATGCTCCTCGCCAAACTGGCTCGGAGCAACAAAATATTTCTGCATCGTAATCAACATTCCTCATCATACATGTTTTGCGGTAGGATCGCTACCGTTGTCAACATTTTCAATCGTTAACCTGTTTACCACAGGCATAACGCATAACTTATGCGGCTACAACCGTTTTATGTCCCAACGACAAACCTTGCGAATTGCATAAAGGAACCAACAATCGGATCAATGAGACTAAACAGCGGCCCAATTGTGATGGCACGAAGTTGTGGGATAAATACGATCAACATGAAAATAAAAATGGACCACTGCTCGATTTGCTGCATACGAATGCGCAGCGGCTTCGGCGCTAAATCCTCAATAATACGGTAACCATCTAGCGGTGGCAGTGGGATTAAGTTAAATAAGAACAACAAAGTATTAAACTTGATGAAATTGGTCAAAAACAACACCATAGCTAATTCCATCTTATCTGCTGGTTGAATGCTGTACCAGCCGAATTTGAGGCCAATATAAAAGATAAACGAACCGATTAAAGCAAGCAGCAAGTTGCTTAACGGCCCTACTGCCGACACGATAATACCCATTAAACGTGGTTTCTTAAAATTATCACGATTTACAGGAACGGGCTTGGCCCAACCGAAGCCTACAAGAATGAATAGCAGCGCTCCGAGAAAATCAAAATGCTTAGCGGGATTCAACGTTACGCGTCCGAGCATTTTCGCTGTCGGATCGCCGAATTTCCATGCCGCGTAGGCGTGTGCAAATTCATGCACCGAGAAAGAAATCAAAAGAACGATCAGTACAAACGGTAAAACGTCTAGCGGCACAACAAATAACCTATCTAAAAACTCCATAACATCCCCACTCCCTTAGGAACGTTTACGAGCGACAATGGCCACCCAGTCCCCTTCATAATGCTTCTCTTCGATCGTGAAGCCGCTTGCTTGCAGCGCTTCCTCCACGACATGTTCTTTTTTAATAATAATACCTGATGTAATGTACACGCCATCCGGTTGCAGCGCTTCGTACACATCGTCAACAAATAGGGTAATAATTTCCGCCAAAATGTTCGCCACGACCACTTTAATCGGCAGCTGCACGCCAAGCTCTGTCGCCTGCTGGGTCTCACTCGTTTTGATGACGTTCAACAAGTCACCCTCTCGAACGGTAACGGACGAATCAAGGCCGTTTAACTGTACGTTTTCGCGAGCGCTTTGCACCGCAACAGGGTCAAGATCAATCGCCAGTACATGACGTGCTCCTAATTTACATGCGCCAATAGCGAGCACACCAGAGCCTGTACCGACGTCAATAACGTCTTCTCCACCTTGAATAACCGCTTCCAACGTGCGCAAGCACAGCGATGTCGTCGGGTGTGTGCCTGTACCGAACGCCATACCTGGGTCGAGCTCGATAATTTGCTCTGCTTCGGTTTCAGGCGTGTAGTCCTCCCACGAAGGCTTGATCGTCAAGCGCTCTGATACACGCACTGGTTTGAAATACTGCTTCCATGCGTTCGCCCAGTCGTCTTCATGCAGCCTGCGCCAAGACATGGCAGCTGTACCTGGGTCGATTTGAAATGACTTAAGCAATTCGATCCGCTCTTTAATATCGACTTCGATCGCGCTCAGATCGGAACCATCCGCGAAATAGCCTTGGATGACCGCTTGCCCTTCAGGAATATCGTTCAGGGGCAGATCGTAAAGTTTGCCGTACGTCGTATCGCGCTCTTTGTTGAGCGTACCTGATTCTTCGATCGCAACGCCGCCTGCGCCCGCTTCATGCAAAAAGTTCGAAACCATTTCGATAGCTTGTTCTGTGGTATGTATCGTTAATTCATGCCAATACAAAATAGTGCTCCTCCTCGGTGTTACGTTCAATGTTTGATGTTGCATGGTTGATGTTTACATGTTTAAAGTTCAATATTTAGTGGTTAGTGTTACAACGGATCGTGTACCGCCCCTATAACAAATAGGAAGCAACCCACATCCTTATTATTGTACACAAAAACAAAACTCCTTACAACGATAGTCAACGAGACTATCTGGTTGCAAGAAGTTTGGGAGCAACAGTACACGTAATAACGCCACTTTACATCATACCGTAGTGATCTTTTACAATGGAACTCGCTTGTGCAAGCAATTCGCTGGGAAGACTCGCCTGTAGTACATAATGCCCGTCATGCTTCTGTGTAAAGCCGTGAGTATCACTAGCACCAGCTGACTTAGCTATGCCTCCATCCAGATCGCCAGCTTCAATGTCAGCTGTCTCGGTCGCATCTTTGGCGGCGAAGAGCTTAGAAACGACCTCGCTAATTTCACTCTCACTACTCGAATACTCGTGATGAGTGACGCTTACAGGATGTGCCCGCAGACTGACTAACTTACGCGCACAAGCATTCACATCTTCGACACGAGTAAAACTCGCCTCGATCTGTGTCATCGTCCTTGTGCCCTTTCATCTGCTTGACGGGCTCGTTCTTGCGCTTCAAGATCAGCCGCATCCGCTAATTCCTGTGCAAACTCTACATCTTCGGCTTTGCCAGCTACTAAATCCGTCTTTCCAGCCGCCAAATCAGCTTGCTGCGCTAACCCGTTAGCACGCAGCTCTTTGTTCGATTCATGGTTCGTCATCTTAACCCTCCATTTTCGATCATGCAACTATGCAGGTCAAATTCTCTCTTCCTCCATAACATGATCCAAAAAGAAGAACATTATGTACAACTTCTGTCGTTTACATGGACGGTAAAAATGATAATAGCCAGACGCTAGACTACACTTTACATATTGTAATTCGCGTAATGCTTCCACAACTCTTTACTGGATGTCGTTACAGCTACAGCTCCATCTCGCAATGAACGTTCCACATCATCTGTCGTTCGAATAAACCCACCTGCCAATAGCGGAATACTAATTTCCTGCTTCATATAATTAACCATCGGACTCGGGAGCACCTCGACAAAATCAGGTATCGTCTTTTCGAGTAAGGCGCAGCTTTTTTCAAACGAACTATTATCGATTAAAAAAATACGCTGAATCGCGACTACGCCCTTCTGCTTAGCTTTCGTAATCACACTCGCTTTTGTAGACAGCAATCCGTAAGGGCGAAATTCTTGACATAAATATTCAACCGCATAGCTGTCGCTTTGCAGCCCTTGAATGAGATCCACGTGTAGCATTAATTTTTTGGAATGAGCTTGCGCCATTTGAAACATCGCTTTTAATTGGGACATATGTACGTCTAGTACGACTAGGTATTCGTATGGACTGGTTAGCAGCTTCTCAAAATCTTTCATCTGCCGAACCGCAGGTAGTATAGGTTGATTGGAAAAATACATAATGGTCTCCTTGAATTTAAAATAGTTGATTAGCATGAATCTCATCTAAAATAAAAAGCAACCTTGTATGTGCAGGAGTTCATCGTCCATAAGACGATCACGCTAATCGTATCGTTGGAACATCACTTCGTCAAATTTGAGGAGCTTTGTCTCAACATAAAAAGCCCTTGGAACTGCCTAACGGCAATCCCAAGGACATCAGTTATTACTCTAATACCACACAATTAAAGTGTTAATACTTGTTCCTTAATCTGCTTGCGAAATATTAAAGCTCCAATGATGGAGTCGGATCTGGATTGACAACAACTGGCGGTGTTACCGGTGGTGTAACAGGCGGCGTTGTCGGCTTCGCTCCAGAATCATAACCATTTACTTCAAATGTAATAATCTTATCAAAGAAGACGTAGTCTTTGCGCTTCTTAAATGGACCTTTGTTATTGTTATGCTTGTCGAACGCGAACATCACTGAGCCTGTTCCCGCTGCGCGATTCTCATACCACGTAATGAAGGCATTTACTTCGCCCATCGACAAGTCGAACTCTTTTTCGATACCGTTATTCAGTGTAATGTTAAGCAAGGCACGATCACCAGACTGACCATCATCACCTGGATTTGGGTTCGGATCTGGCTTTGGATTAGGTCCTGGACCATTATCTTTCGGTGTAGCAAAAGCTTGATTAGAATCTGTACTTTCTCCTGCAGTACCAACAGCTGTTACTACATAGTAGTAAGTTGTACCGTTTGTTACATTCACATCTGTATAGCTGTTTGTGTTGCCCGCTACGCTACCAATCGTTGTATACGGACCACCTGACTTCGTGCTGCGTTTTACATTGTAGCTTGTTGCATTAGCAACAGCATCCCAGTTCAACACAACCTGCTTATTGCCTGCTGTGGCAGTCAAATTAAGAGGTACTTGAGTCGGTTCTCCACCTTTTCCAAATACGTTCCATTCAAAAACGTACACATTTGCATTCGACTTCAATACCACTGTTTTTACATTTTTCACTGGTGCTGGTAGAGCTTGAACGGTATCCAGCTTCAATGCCTTTTGTGAATGCAACAGATTGTTGTCTGCATCATACAATTCAACAATTGACTCCGAATCGATCTTTGCAATAAACGATGTGATTTCTACTGGTGATCCAAATGTGTACCAAATTAGACCTCCCGCTCCCGGAGCGGTAAGTGTACCAGTATTGTTGTCCGTAACTTCCCGAACCTTTTTCGTCGATGTCGCCAGCGTTCCGCCTACATTTAACTGCAAACCATCCAACAAACCACCAGTATACTTAGTAGCGTTTGGTGTCAATCCTTTTTGAGGCGAATCTACACTTTCTCCTGCCTCATTTACAGCACTTACTACATAATAATAGGTCGTACCGTTGCTTACTGCTTTATCGGTATATGAAGTTCCATTTAGGTTGCGAGCTATAACTGCGAATGGACCACCTGGTGATGTAGAGCGCTTAACGTTATATGATTTAGCACCTGTATTTGCCCACTCAAAATAAACTGTTTTATCTCCAGCTTGAGACCAACCGATCGTTGTTGGCAACGGTGGCGTTGATGGCGTACCAAATACATTCCATTCAAAAACATACACATTTGCACTTGACTTCAAAATAACTGTGGTTACATTTTTAACTGATTCTGAAAGAGATTGAACTCCGTCCAACCTCAATGCTGGTTGTGCATGTAAAAGATTGTTCGCTGCATCATAAAACTCAACCGTTACAGCTGAATCGGTATGAGCAATAAAGGAAGAGATCTCAACTGGCGTAGTGAACGTGTGCCAAATAAGGTTTCCTGCGCCCGGAGCGGCAAGCGTACCCGCATTATTGTCTGTAACTTCCCGAACCTTTTTCGTTGATGTCGCCAGCGTTCCGCCTACATTTAATTGCAAACCGTCCAACAGACCTCCAGTATACTTGGTAGCGGCTGGTTTCAGTCCTTTTTGCGGGGAGTCCGCACTTTCTCCTGCCTCATTTACAGCACTTACTACATAATAGTAAGTAGTACCGTTGCTTACTGCTGTATCCGTGTATGCTTGTCCATACACACTTTGAGCTACTGCAACATATGGACCACCTGAAGAGGTAGAACGCTTAACATTATATGATTTAGCACCTGTATTCGCCCATTCAAAATAAACATTTGTATCTCTAGTTTGAGACCAACCGATCGTTGTTGGCAATGGTGGCGTAGATGGTGTTGTGAATACGTTCCACTCATAAACGTACACATTTGCACTTGACTTCAAGACAACTGTTGTAACATTTTTCACTGGTGTTGGGAGAGATTGAACTCCTTCCACTCTCAATGCCGGTTGTGCATGTAAAAGATTGTTCGCTGCATCATACAACTCAACCGTTACAGCTGAATCCACTTTTGCAATGAACGATGTAATTTCAACTGGCGTTGCAAATGTGTGCCAAACAAGATTTCCTGCGCCTGGAGCTTTCATAGAATTCGGATTGTTATCCGTCATTTCCGAAAATCCTGCCCCTGAAGCTTGGCCCAACTTATTGCTTATTTGCAATTTAACTCCGTCTAGCAAGCCTCCCGTGTATTGGCTTGGTGCAGCATGAGCAGGAGTGATGCTTATTACGCTCATAATCAAGGCTAGCATTAATAATGAATAACTAAACTTTTTCAATTTTATTCCCCCCCTGGAAAAATTAAATCACCAGTAATATTTAGTTCAACATCAAACCAAACATTATAAATATTAGCAATGTATTGTTATTTTATTTCTCATTGCCAAATATGATTTATTATTCTAATGTTAGATTAATCTAACATAATTTTATTTAGATATCTAAACATTTAATTCCATAATTGTTTTTCTGTATTCATTTTCAATAAATAATTTTCTAAATATGTATAATTCTATACTCAGGCTTTATTGTTATAATTAAACTTTCAAGTGCAAGATGAAGGCCCTATACTTGTTATATGATAAGACGAGGTGAA harbors:
- a CDS encoding RsmE family RNA methyltransferase, with translation MQKYFVAPSQFGEEHIDIEGNDAHHIMNVMRAKIGSSIEVSDGLAREALANIESYEEGVVRARIVEMRPLDRESVVHVTIAQSLPKGDKMETIIQKCTEIGAVRFVPFVSERTIVQYDAKKEAKRIERWGKIAKEAAEQSHRNRIPDIMSSLSWKQLIAQFSEYDRVLFCYEDERGTQLRDVVKPFAERLASDQTSIEAANKTQLDPLPNAKAPSVLVVVGPEGGFATREVEAALAAGARAVGLGRRILRAETAGMVATACIMYEFGEMGGL
- a CDS encoding site-2 protease family protein; this encodes MEFLDRLFVVPLDVLPFVLIVLLISFSVHEFAHAYAAWKFGDPTAKMLGRVTLNPAKHFDFLGALLFILVGFGWAKPVPVNRDNFKKPRLMGIIVSAVGPLSNLLLALIGSFIFYIGLKFGWYSIQPADKMELAMVLFLTNFIKFNTLLFLFNLIPLPPLDGYRIIEDLAPKPLRIRMQQIEQWSIFIFMLIVFIPQLRAITIGPLFSLIDPIVGSFMQFARFVVGT
- the prmA gene encoding 50S ribosomal protein L11 methyltransferase — protein: MYWHELTIHTTEQAIEMVSNFLHEAGAGGVAIEESGTLNKERDTTYGKLYDLPLNDIPEGQAVIQGYFADGSDLSAIEVDIKERIELLKSFQIDPGTAAMSWRRLHEDDWANAWKQYFKPVRVSERLTIKPSWEDYTPETEAEQIIELDPGMAFGTGTHPTTSLCLRTLEAVIQGGEDVIDVGTGSGVLAIGACKLGARHVLAIDLDPVAVQSARENVQLNGLDSSVTVREGDLLNVIKTSETQQATELGVQLPIKVVVANILAEIITLFVDDVYEALQPDGVYITSGIIIKKEHVVEEALQASGFTIEEKHYEGDWVAIVARKRS
- a CDS encoding YfhD family protein codes for the protein MTNHESNKELRANGLAQQADLAAGKTDLVAGKAEDVEFAQELADAADLEAQERARQADERAQGR
- a CDS encoding glycerol-3-phosphate responsive antiterminator, which codes for MYFSNQPILPAVRQMKDFEKLLTSPYEYLVVLDVHMSQLKAMFQMAQAHSKKLMLHVDLIQGLQSDSYAVEYLCQEFRPYGLLSTKASVITKAKQKGVVAIQRIFLIDNSSFEKSCALLEKTIPDFVEVLPSPMVNYMKQEISIPLLAGGFIRTTDDVERSLRDGAVAVTTSSKELWKHYANYNM